TCGCTCGATCCCCTTTTGCAGGTGGCGCGCAATAGTGATCGTGCTAACACCGATGCGTTTTGCGGCTTCTTTGCGGGATAAGTCGCGTAAAAAGACAAAATCAATGGCTTTTTGGGTTTTGGTTTCAAGATGACTCATAGCACCTTGCAATTGAAGTCGTTCTTCTTGCCAATACTGCCGTTTTTGTTCGTGGGGATCGGCGAGGGTTTCTTCCAAGGTGAGAGTCTTGTCTTCATTGCGGTCGAGGCTTGCATCTAGACTTAAGAGGAGGCGGTTTTTAATTGCCATTTTGCAATCGCACCATTCTTGCAAAGAAACCTCCAGCGCGATCGCGATTTCACAATCTTGAGGGGGGTGTCCGAGGCTGAGTTCCAAGGTTTTACGCAATTTC
The sequence above is drawn from the Lusitaniella coriacea LEGE 07157 genome and encodes:
- a CDS encoding sigma-70 family RNA polymerase sigma factor, which gives rise to MKTQKLRTTELLATYARTPSIEIRNQLVQLNMGLVRKVAYRISQQSCEPYEDLEQIGFIGLIRAIERFNLRKGYAFSSFAIPYIRGEMLNFLRDKGSTIKIPRRWQELYRKGKKLRKTLELSLGHPPQDCEIAIALEVSLQEWCDCKMAIKNRLLLSLDASLDRNEDKTLTLEETLADPHEQKRQYWQEERLQLQGAMSHLETKTQKAIDFVFLRDLSRKEAAKRIGVSTITIARHLQKGIERLGTELQNSAAV